DNA from Pseudoalteromonas marina:
AGTAAGTGCCTGGGTCTTCATCGGTGGCATAAATAGTTATGTATTCACCTGCGTATAAATCTATGTCGGGCAGGGTAACGGGGTCTATGTCGTCGCTTTCATCAATAACTTGGTAGTTGGCTAAGTTAATTGTATTTGCGCTGTTGTTGTATAGCTCAAACCAGTCGTTACCATCGTCTGCGGCGCTTGCCACTATTTCGTTAATAACGAGTGGCCCGTGGGTTGCCTGGCTGTTTGAGCTAAGCTCTGTTGGAGTGAGTACCGCAGTTGCATCGCTGCCATCAGGGTAGCGACCATAGCTGTAACCACTCAGCGCTTGGCCTTTATTCCACGATAACTGCTCTATAATTACATTGTTACTGTAAAGGCTTACGGTATCGCTTGCGCCTAATTTAAACGCAACGCTTGGCAGATCGCCTAAATCATCGGTGCTTGCGTAAATGCGGTAAAACTCACCCGGCGATAACGTAATATCGGGTAGAGCAAACTGTTCGTTATTGTCATCACTTAGTGTGTAGTCTGCTAAATAAACATCGCTACTGCTTGTTACATAAAGCTCTATCCAGTCCTCGCCGCCGCTACTGTCTTTTGCTACTACTTCGTTTATACGAAGTGGTGCATCTTCAGCAATTAAGGTTGTAACAAGTGTTGAGGTATTGGCTGTTTGGTTAGCTGCGCCTTCTGTGGGCGTTAATGTTTGCGCTGTGCCGGTGCCATCGGTGTATAAGCCGTAACTAAACCCTTCAGCGGCTTCGCCTTCTTCCCAATCAAGTACAGAGATAGCAGTGCCGTCCTCGTATAACGTAACCGCATCGTCGCTACCTAGTTTAAAGGTGACGTAATAACCGTTATCGGGCGGTGTATCGGTTTCATCAATGGCTTGAATAACAATAAACTCACCTTGCGAAAGCGCTACTGCGGGTAAAGCTTGAGGCTCTCTGTCGGCGTTATCATCAACAAGTGAAAATACCGATAAGTCGGCTATATCTTCAGTGGCGTATAGCTCAATCCAATCGTAGGTGGTATCGCTTGGGCTTGCGACAATTTCGTTAATAACTAAGCCCGTTGAGGTAATTGTTGATGATGAGTCAGTTTGCTCTGTGCTGCTATCGGTTGTTTGCTCAGTACCGCCACAGCCATACAAAAATGTAGTGGAGGTAATTAATGAATAAAATAGTAAGGGTTTTATGGTCATTGATGCGATCTTTTTTATTTTAATAACGTGGTAAAACAATAAAAAAAGAAGGTGCAAACAATGTGTAAACATTCAGTAATATTCAGTATAGTGAACTTAATTACTCATTTTAAAAGTTACCTTAACCTAATGATTAAAAAATTAATTTTATTATGCGCCTTAAGCATGCCATTGGCAGCGTGTGCTGACGATGTTGCGCCATTTTCAGGTGAGATAAGCGCGCAGGCTTTAATAAACGATTACGATAAATTTAGCGAATATTACACAACGTTTACCCCTACCTCTAAAGATATTGCGTTAATGCAAAAGCTTAAAGGTAAAGAGCTAGTTGTTTTATTTGGTACTTGGTGTCACGACAGCCACCGCGAAGTACCTAAACTCATTAAACTTCTTGAACAGTCAAAAGTTGAACTGGCAAGTGTTAACTATGTGGCAGTGGGTTACAACAAACGAGACGATGCAGGTATTGCACAGGCTCATGATTTAAAATACACCCCTACATTTATTGTTAAACAAAATGGTAAAGAGTTGGTGCGTGTGATTGAAAAACCCACGGGGTCATTGGCAGAAGATTTAACACAGGGTCTGTAAGGGTTATGTGAGCATTAACCAACAATTTTATTTATAGTTAAAATGGATATTTATGAAGTGTAAAAAGTGTAAAGCAGGGATTACCTCACCTGTAGTTAAAACGACAAATCTTAACGGGACTCCAATCGCGTCATCATCTTGCCCTGTGTGCGGTGAAAATTTAGATGGTTCAAAAAAATATTGGGTTTTATTGATTATTTTAATTATTGGTATTGGTTTAGCATCAAAGTATTTGTCTTAACCTTAGTTATATTATCTACACATGTGAATGAATAATACTGTGGTATTGATTATTAGTCTTTTACTTAAAGTTATGTGGCTTATGACATTAATGCGATCTGAAAAAACTCAATTGTGGTTTGTGAAAAATGCAAACAAATTGTATTTAGCTAAAGTTTTTTTGCTTATAGGTGACTTACAGTCTAGCCATAGTTTTAAACGCTTAATCTCTATTCACTAAACAGGCTTTTTTCGAACGCTTGCGCAGCATGCGAGGATGGCCTGTCTTTATAATGCAATTGATATAGCGGCCGAGAGAGTTGCTCGTTATTTTTTTGGTTCAGGCGCGTTAATTTGCCTAACTGCACTAAATCTTCTGTGACTACATTTGGCAATAAAGCGACCCCCATACCTCGAGCGACGGCCCTTGCTATGGCTTCGTTGCTGCCTAATTGCATACTGCGCTCAGCTTGCACGCCATGCTCTGCTAATAACTTTACCGACATTTCTAACGTGCCCGAGCCTGGCTCGCGCAGTAGCCAAAACTGCTCGTTTAACCATGCTTTTAAGTCTTTAGCGGGCTTAAAGTTACTCGGTATAACCACACTCATTAAATCGTTTTGCCAGTGCTTACTAATAATGTGCGGCTCGGTAGGTGTGCCTTCAACCAGGGCTAAATCTATAGTGCATTCAAGTAAGGCATGTTCAATTTGCGCGGTATTAGCTACTTGTACTTCTACTTTTATATGTGGGTACTGCGCACAAAATTTGGCTAAATAAGGCGGTAGCCAATAGCTGGCAATGGTGGTGCTAGTGCCTATAACTAATGTCCCGCGTTTGAGCCCCGTGCGCGATTTTATATCGTCTAGGGCGGCTTTTTCGATAGCAAAAATACTACGGGCGTGATCATACAAGGCTTGGCCGCCTTCGCTTAAGGTGAGCTTTTTACCCTTAGATGCACGTTCAATAAGTTGAATATTTAACTGATGCTCTAGCTCTTTTAGCGCCTTAGAAACAGCGGGCTGGCTTATAAAAAGCGCTTCGGCTGCGCCTGAAAAGCTACCCAATTTAGCCACTGTATAAAACACCCTAAGTGCATGTAAGTTCATTGAACAACCTTAAATTGTATAACTCTAAATTGTATAACCTTAAGTTATCAAATCATGATTTTAATATATTGGAGTTATATTTTGAGCTTTCTTACAATTAAGTCAACACATCAACATGGTTTAAGTGAGGGAATATTATGCTTAGCGCTATTAAAAATAGTTTTCAGCCTCTAGGTATTAATACTAAGCAATACGGCGATACGCGCTGGTGGTTAGGTATGCTGCTGGTGGTTGTGTTAGCGGGGGCATCTGTTGCATTAAGTAAGTTACCTATAATGCAAAGTGCGCAATTTAGCTCGTTAACAATTGGTATTGTGCTTGGCATTATTGTGGGCAACAGCGTTTTTGCGCACATTGCTACGCGTACAGATGTAGGCGTTGATTACGCTAAAAGTATATTACTTAAAGCGGGCGTTATTTTATTTGGGTTTAGAATTACTTTTGCGCAAGTAGCGGGTGTAGGCTGGCATGGCCTATTAACCGATATAGTAATGCTGTTAGGTACATTTATTTTGGCAGTGCAGTTAGGCAAGCGCGTTTTTAATCTTGATGAGCAAACAACTATATTAATAGGTGCGGGTAGCTCTATTTGTGGCGCCGCAGCGGTAATGGCAACAGAGCCGGTTATAAAAGCACAAGCGCATAAAGTATCGGTAGCGGTGGCAACGGTTGTGGTGTTTGGCACGTTAAGTATGTTTGCCTACCCAATACTGTTTGAGTACATGGGGCTGAGTGAACACGCATACGGTATTTTTGTGGGTTCAACTATTCACGAAGTCGCGCAAGTGGTTGCAGCGGGCACAGCGGTAAGTGCCAATGCAGCCGACACCGCCGTGATAGAAAAAATGCTACGTGTAATGATGCTTGCGCCATTTTTAGTGAGCTTATCGTTTTGGCAAAGTAAAAAGCATGCAAACATAAACGCACAGGGCGGCGAGCAAAAACCAAGAATTACAATCCCTTGGTTTGCGGTTTTGTTTATAGTGGCAAGCGGGATACATTCGTTATCGGTTATTCCACAAGGTACTACAAACGCCATTGTATGGTTTGACAATATACTACTTACCATTGCCATGGTCGCACTTGGGCTGCGTACACATGTTGGCGCTATTCGCCAAGCCGGTATAAAACCGCTGTTATTAGCTGGCTGTTTATTTTTGTTTTTAACCTTAGGTGGCTTTGCCATTAATGTAGGCATTGCTCAGCTGTTTTAAATATAACTAGGTGGAGGTAGATTGGCTTAAATAGGCCAATCTACTTCGTTTAGGTGATCGAGTTGTGCATCTGGGCTTTGATTGCCTCCCCATTTTTTTGTGTAAATGGATTTAGGGTCAAACTGCTGTGTTTGCTTTTCAATATTGAAGTGCCGCCCGCCACGTGGGTCAACGCCTACTCCCGCTATGTACTGCCAGTTGCCCCAATTGGCTGCTACGTCATGATCAATTAGCTGCTGCTCAAAATAAGCTGCGCCGTAACGCCAATCGAGTGCCAGCTCGTTAACTAAGCAGCTTGCCACAATTTGCCTTGAGCGGTTTGTTATAAAACCGGTGGCATTGAGCTCTTTCATGATGGCATTAACCAAGGGGTAAGGCGTTGTGCCTTGGCACCAAGCAGCAAAACGGTTTGGCATAAACGTAGTAAGTGGCTTAGTTTGTTTTTGCCCCTTAAAACTAAACAAGCTGCTTTGTACATTTAGCGCGTGCCATTTAAAGTATTCGCGCCACAGTAGTTCAAACTTAATCCAATAGGTTGAATCGTTAGCGGTATATGTTTGTTCGTATTGCTCAACCGCATTGTATATTTGTTTTGCGCTAATACACCCAAAAGCAAGCCATGGGCTAAATTTAGTGGTGTTGTCAAAGCCGTCAAGCGCGTTGCGAGTTATTTTGTACGTACTAGGTAATTCGCCTGCAAAGTATTGTTCACAGTGTTTTTGTGCGCTTGTTAAGCCGCCATGCATTGAGTTGTTAACTGCTTTTGGTAACTCAATTGGGTTCTTAGCGCACAGCGTAATAGGTTTAGGTAATAGCTCGGTTGTAATGTGCGACAGTGTGATTGGTATGTTGGCAGCTTCAACCTTCTTTTTAAATGGGGTAAAGCTTTTGGGTAAATCTGTTAAGTTAAATGGCAGGTCGTTTTGCTGATACAAGGTATCCTGCAGGGTACCGGTAAACTGGACTTCAGGACAATGAGCTTTTAATAAATTAATTTCGCGTTGTTCGTACACACCAAATTGCTCACTGTAAACCACTTCATCAATGTGTTGATCTTTAATACGTTGCTTTAAAACACTAACGGGTTCGCCTTCTAGCACGTGCAGAGTTTGGCCACGCGCAATTAATGCTTGCTGTAACTCATAAAGGCTTTGCATTAAAAAGGTGTACTTGTTTTCACCATACTGCTTTTGCTGATAATTTGTGTTTTTAAACCAGTTGGGGTTAATTACAAACACCACGTCTAGTGCGCATTGCTGTAGTGCGAGTTTGCTAAAAATTGGGTTGTCGTTTAGGCGTAAATCGTTTTGTAGCCAATATAAAATGCGTTTGCTCATACTTTTGCTCTGGTTTTGTAGATGTTGTATTTACGAAACAAAGGTAGCTGAGGATTAGTTAATCGTGTTTTTAATCAAGTAAATTTATAAATACGTGCATGGTTGCAATTTGAGAAGAGGCGATAGAGTTACCGCCTCTTATTTTATTAAAGTACGGTTTTACTTTGTCTTTTTTTGTTTTGCTATCCAATCGTTTATAACATCTTCAAGTACAGCCATAGGGAGTGAACCTTGGCCAATAACGGTATCGTGAAAGCTGCGTATATCAAATTGTGGGCCTAGTTCTTTTTCGGCTTTTGCGCGCAGTTCGCGTATTTTTATTTCGCCCATTTTGTAAGAGAGCGCTTGGCCTGGCCATGAAATATAACGGTCTATTTGATCTTCCACGGCGCTTTGTGGCAACGCGGTGTGGCTTGCTAGGTAGTCAATTGCTTTTTGGCGGCTCCAGCCAAATGCATGAATACCGGTATCAACCACTAAGCGCACTGCACGCCACATTTCGTAACCTAAACGGCCAAAATCGCTGTAAGGGCTTTGATAAAAACCCGCTTCTTTACCTAAACGTTCTGTATAAAGTGCCCAACCTTCGCCAAATGCAGAGTGGCTGAGTGTGCGTCTAAACTCGGGTACATTTAGCTCCATAGCAATGGCGTTTTGTAAATGGTGCCCGGGTATGGCTTCGTGCAGACTAAGTGCTTCTAAATTATATAAAGGCTGCAGTTTAGGTGTTGAGGCTAAAAAATAAGTACCAGGAGAGCGGTTATCTGGCGGTGGCATATAAAACGCGCCACGACTTGCTGAGCCTTTAATAGTAAAGGTGTTACGCGGTAAGTGGCCAAAGTAAGTGGGCAATTTGCCATACATTTTTTGCGTGATAAAAGCGGTTTTTTCAAGTAGGTCTTGCGCGTCTTTTGCGTAAAATTGCTCATCGGTTGCTAAAAATTCTAAAAACTCACTATAGGTGCCATCAAAGCCTACTTCATCAATAATGGCTTGCATTTGCGCTTTAATACGCGCGACTTCTTTTAGGCCCAGCTCATGTATTTGTTTAGGCGTCGCGTTAGTTGTGGTGTAGTAATTAACGGTGTATTTGTAATAATCAAGCCCGCCTTCAACGCTTGCAATGCCCGGCTTCGCTCTACAGTGTGACATGTAATCATTTTTAAAAAAGTCATAAAAATGCTGATAGGCAGGAATTACTTTTTCTTCAATTAACGCTTGTGCTTTTTGTTTTAAACTCGCTTTTTGCGCTGCACTAAATGTATTAGGTATACGCGTAAAGGGCTCGTAAAGGGCGCTTTTTTCGGGGGTTTTAACTAAATGCGCGCTTATGCTTTGGCTATAATTTTCAAAGGTTTTACAGTAATGAGTAAAGCCTGTTTTTATACCTTCTTTCATTAAATCAATATTTTGCTGATTATAGCGCGGGTAGTCGGCAAGGCTGATTAAAAAAGCGTTGTAATCATCAGCTGTTAAAAAAGCCATATTAGCTGGCGCTTCTGCAAAGTAAGTATGCCAGCCACTTAAAAAATTAACCGGAAAATACTTATCTTGATAAAGGTAGCTTTGCTGCTCGGTTTCGCGCTCATATTTAAATAAGCGATAGTTCATTAGCTGCTCGTTATTGAGCGTTTTTGGGTCAATGTTGGCTAAGCTTTTTAGTACGCTGTTGTTATACGCTTGGCGCTTAGCAATGGCTTGCTCGCTCCAATTTGGTAATGTGCCGTTTGGTTTCCAACCGTCAGGATCGGTTCGAAAAAATATTTTTTCACCTTTGGCATTTTGCCAGTGGTTATCAATAATGGTTTTTAAATCGCTGTTGCTGTCGGCAAGGCTTGGTAGCGAGGTGGTTGCTAAGCAAATAGCTAAAATACGTTTTTTAAACATAGTGATCCGTTATTGGCGAGTTAGTCGCGCTTTTTTATTTTAATTTGTGCTCAATATAGTACCAAGTTAACTTAATCAATGCGCTTACTTTTATAACCTGTATCTTCTGGCTTTACTTTTTGATTGAACAAATTTCACTGTGTAACTGAGTGGCGCACTAGTTTATTGTTTTATCAGCGTTTAGAATGATTAAAACTTATTATAAAAAATGACTGTCATGTTTAATAAAGTAATCGCCTTAATTGATGAAGCAAACAACCAAGACCCAAATAGTGAGCAATTTAATGGGCAAAGCGTGCCCAAAGAAAGCCTTTATGCTACTCGAATGAGCGACATGCTTAGCCGTTTTAACCCCGATGCTGGCGAGCTTATGCAAATTGCAGTGCGTGGGCAGCATATACAACGCTGGAAGTCGCCGCGTAGTGACTTTGAAATGAACAAGCAAGGCTATCATCAATGGCGCAGTGCACTTTATATATTTCATGCAAGTAGTGTTGTTGCGCTTATGCAGCAAGCTGGTTACGGCGAAGCTGAGCAAAATAGAGTGTACGATGCGGTGGCTAAAAAAAATATTAAACGTAACCCAGATAGCCAATTAGTAGAAGACGTAGCAAGCCTCGTATTTATTGAGCATTACATGTTGGGGTTTGCTAATAGTAAGCCTGATTACGATGAGCAAAAATGGATAGGGATTATTCGCCGTACATGGCAAAAAATGTCAGATGACGCGCATGAGTTTGTACTTGCAGGTAATATTACATTGCCAGCGCCGCTTGTTGGGCTTATTCATAAAGCGCTTGAGTAAAAAAGCATCAATGAAAAGGAATTTTAAATGTACTGTCCTCGTAGTAATACGCCACTTGAACCTTTACTCGTTGGCGGCATTACTGTTTTTACGTCAGCGCAAGGCGGCGTGTTTTTTGATAACAGCCAAATTTTTAAATTTAGCTCGCCTGAGTTAAAGCATGGTCAGGTTTTACTTAAACACTTAAGTAACTATACCGAAAATGAAGGCGATGTTTCAATGCGAGTAAATTGCCCTAAATGCCCAAGTATTGTGATGATGCGCCGGTATTTTTCGCCAGTTAAGGCTGTCGAAATAGACGAGTGCCCAGGTTGCGCTGGCATATGGCTTGATAGCGGCGAGCTTGCAAAAATACACGAAAACCACCTAACCCCCAAAGAACGAAAACTGTTAGTGCACGAAATGGCCACCAACCATGGGTTTGTATCTATTAAGCCGCCAAAATCTAAGTATTACCCCAAAGCGCCTAAAAATACCCAAGCCACCACAGTCGAACGGCTGGTACAATTGGCATTACTGAGTCTCTAATACCAATCTGCAATAATACGTAATCATTTTGCTAAGCTAAACGTGTTGTTACTCGCGTTAAAGAATTCTCATTCAAAACCACTAAATAGATCACCTAGTTAAGCTAATTGGTATAAAGCATAAAAAAACGGCGTACTACAAAGTACGCCGTTTTTGTAATAAATTAACGCTTATACCGTTTATTTATTACGGTTTTCTTTTGCAAAGGCACGTATTTTACGTTTTTGCGAAAGCGTTACTTTATTAGTACGCCCTGCGAATGGGTTATCACCTTCTCTAAATTCAATTTTGATTGGGGTGCCCATAATTTTAAGTGCTTTACGGTAGTAGTTCATAAGGTAGCGTTTGTAGCTATCTGGTAAATCGTGAACTTGGTTACCGTGAATTACAATACGTGGCGGGTTATAACCACCGGCATGCGCGTATTTAAGCTTAACACGACGACCACGAACAAGTGGCGGCTGGTGATCAGCCTGTGCCATGTCCATAATACGGCGTAGCATTGCAGTACTTATACGTTTAGTTGCTGACTCGTACGCTTCATCAACGGATTCAAATAAGTGGCCAACACCTGTACCATGAAGTGCAGATATAAAGTGCAAGCGTGCAAAGTCAATAAAGCCTAAACGACGGTCAAGCTCGGTTTTAATACGATCTTTAACGTAGTCATCAAGCCCATCCCATTTGTTCACGGCAATAACTAATGAACGGCCTGAGTTAAGCGCAAAACCTAATAAACTTAAGTCTTGATCAGAAATACCATCGCGCGCATCTACAACCAGTAAAACAACATTACAATCTTCGATAGCCTGCAGTGTTTTAATAACTGAAAACTTTTCTACTACGTCGCTTACTTTTTTACGTTTACGTACACCGGCTGTATCGATTAACACGTACTCTTTTTCGTTTCGTGTCATAGGGATATAGATAGAGTCGCGCGTTGTACCTGGCATATCGTACACAATTACACGTTCTTCACCGAGTATACGGTTTGTAAGTGTTGACTTACCTACATTAGGACGACCAATAATTGCAAGCTTTACCGGCTTATCTGCAAATGCTTGGTGGTCGGTATCATCGCCTTCACCTTCTTCGTAAAGGTCTATTAGCTCTTCATCGTCATCGGCTACGTCTTCATCTTGTGCTGCTAGTTCGGCAATCACAGGTTGAAGTGTGTGCTCAAGTAAAAGTGTAATACCACGACCATGCGCTGCTGCAATATGATGAATTTCACCCAGTGATAGCTGGTAAAATTCAGCACAGTTTGAATCAGCGTCTATGCCATCGGTTTTATTGGCAACAACAAAACATTTTTTGTCTTGTTTGCGAAGATGATTGGCAATAGCTTGGTCGGCAACGGTCATACCTACGCGTGCGTCTACTAAAAACAGTACGATGTCGGCTTCTTCAATAGCAAGTAGCGATTGGTCAGCCATTTCGATCTCGATGCCTTCTTCTGTGCCATCAATACCGCCCGTGTCCACCACGATAAATTCATAGCCATCGTAATTAGCTTGGCCATATTTTCTATCTCGTGTTAAACCTGGAAAATCGGCTACGAGTGCATCACGAGTACGTGTTAAACGGTTAAATAATGTGGATTTGCCCACATTGGGTCGCCCAACTAGAGCGATCACGGGAAGCATAAACTACCTCTTTAAAAAACAACAAAAGGCTTCGCAGAGCGAAGCCTTACAAAAAAC
Protein-coding regions in this window:
- a CDS encoding DUF885 domain-containing protein encodes the protein MFKKRILAICLATTSLPSLADSNSDLKTIIDNHWQNAKGEKIFFRTDPDGWKPNGTLPNWSEQAIAKRQAYNNSVLKSLANIDPKTLNNEQLMNYRLFKYERETEQQSYLYQDKYFPVNFLSGWHTYFAEAPANMAFLTADDYNAFLISLADYPRYNQQNIDLMKEGIKTGFTHYCKTFENYSQSISAHLVKTPEKSALYEPFTRIPNTFSAAQKASLKQKAQALIEEKVIPAYQHFYDFFKNDYMSHCRAKPGIASVEGGLDYYKYTVNYYTTTNATPKQIHELGLKEVARIKAQMQAIIDEVGFDGTYSEFLEFLATDEQFYAKDAQDLLEKTAFITQKMYGKLPTYFGHLPRNTFTIKGSASRGAFYMPPPDNRSPGTYFLASTPKLQPLYNLEALSLHEAIPGHHLQNAIAMELNVPEFRRTLSHSAFGEGWALYTERLGKEAGFYQSPYSDFGRLGYEMWRAVRLVVDTGIHAFGWSRQKAIDYLASHTALPQSAVEDQIDRYISWPGQALSYKMGEIKIRELRAKAEKELGPQFDIRSFHDTVIGQGSLPMAVLEDVINDWIAKQKKTK
- a CDS encoding DUF4202 domain-containing protein, which encodes MFNKVIALIDEANNQDPNSEQFNGQSVPKESLYATRMSDMLSRFNPDAGELMQIAVRGQHIQRWKSPRSDFEMNKQGYHQWRSALYIFHASSVVALMQQAGYGEAEQNRVYDAVAKKNIKRNPDSQLVEDVASLVFIEHYMLGFANSKPDYDEQKWIGIIRRTWQKMSDDAHEFVLAGNITLPAPLVGLIHKALE
- a CDS encoding thioredoxin family protein — translated: MIKKLILLCALSMPLAACADDVAPFSGEISAQALINDYDKFSEYYTTFTPTSKDIALMQKLKGKELVVLFGTWCHDSHREVPKLIKLLEQSKVELASVNYVAVGYNKRDDAGIAQAHDLKYTPTFIVKQNGKELVRVIEKPTGSLAEDLTQGL
- the der gene encoding ribosome biogenesis GTPase Der; translated protein: MLPVIALVGRPNVGKSTLFNRLTRTRDALVADFPGLTRDRKYGQANYDGYEFIVVDTGGIDGTEEGIEIEMADQSLLAIEEADIVLFLVDARVGMTVADQAIANHLRKQDKKCFVVANKTDGIDADSNCAEFYQLSLGEIHHIAAAHGRGITLLLEHTLQPVIAELAAQDEDVADDDEELIDLYEEGEGDDTDHQAFADKPVKLAIIGRPNVGKSTLTNRILGEERVIVYDMPGTTRDSIYIPMTRNEKEYVLIDTAGVRKRKKVSDVVEKFSVIKTLQAIEDCNVVLLVVDARDGISDQDLSLLGFALNSGRSLVIAVNKWDGLDDYVKDRIKTELDRRLGFIDFARLHFISALHGTGVGHLFESVDEAYESATKRISTAMLRRIMDMAQADHQPPLVRGRRVKLKYAHAGGYNPPRIVIHGNQVHDLPDSYKRYLMNYYRKALKIMGTPIKIEFREGDNPFAGRTNKVTLSQKRKIRAFAKENRNK
- a CDS encoding zf-TFIIB domain-containing protein, with protein sequence MYCPRSNTPLEPLLVGGITVFTSAQGGVFFDNSQIFKFSSPELKHGQVLLKHLSNYTENEGDVSMRVNCPKCPSIVMMRRYFSPVKAVEIDECPGCAGIWLDSGELAKIHENHLTPKERKLLVHEMATNHGFVSIKPPKSKYYPKAPKNTQATTVERLVQLALLSL
- a CDS encoding DASH family cryptochrome, which codes for MSKRILYWLQNDLRLNDNPIFSKLALQQCALDVVFVINPNWFKNTNYQQKQYGENKYTFLMQSLYELQQALIARGQTLHVLEGEPVSVLKQRIKDQHIDEVVYSEQFGVYEQREINLLKAHCPEVQFTGTLQDTLYQQNDLPFNLTDLPKSFTPFKKKVEAANIPITLSHITTELLPKPITLCAKNPIELPKAVNNSMHGGLTSAQKHCEQYFAGELPSTYKITRNALDGFDNTTKFSPWLAFGCISAKQIYNAVEQYEQTYTANDSTYWIKFELLWREYFKWHALNVQSSLFSFKGQKQTKPLTTFMPNRFAAWCQGTTPYPLVNAIMKELNATGFITNRSRQIVASCLVNELALDWRYGAAYFEQQLIDHDVAANWGNWQYIAGVGVDPRGGRHFNIEKQTQQFDPKSIYTKKWGGNQSPDAQLDHLNEVDWPI
- a CDS encoding LysR family transcriptional regulator; this translates as MNLHALRVFYTVAKLGSFSGAAEALFISQPAVSKALKELEHQLNIQLIERASKGKKLTLSEGGQALYDHARSIFAIEKAALDDIKSRTGLKRGTLVIGTSTTIASYWLPPYLAKFCAQYPHIKVEVQVANTAQIEHALLECTIDLALVEGTPTEPHIISKHWQNDLMSVVIPSNFKPAKDLKAWLNEQFWLLREPGSGTLEMSVKLLAEHGVQAERSMQLGSNEAIARAVARGMGVALLPNVVTEDLVQLGKLTRLNQKNNEQLSRPLYQLHYKDRPSSHAAQAFEKSLFSE
- a CDS encoding YeiH family protein: MLSAIKNSFQPLGINTKQYGDTRWWLGMLLVVVLAGASVALSKLPIMQSAQFSSLTIGIVLGIIVGNSVFAHIATRTDVGVDYAKSILLKAGVILFGFRITFAQVAGVGWHGLLTDIVMLLGTFILAVQLGKRVFNLDEQTTILIGAGSSICGAAAVMATEPVIKAQAHKVSVAVATVVVFGTLSMFAYPILFEYMGLSEHAYGIFVGSTIHEVAQVVAAGTAVSANAADTAVIEKMLRVMMLAPFLVSLSFWQSKKHANINAQGGEQKPRITIPWFAVLFIVASGIHSLSVIPQGTTNAIVWFDNILLTIAMVALGLRTHVGAIRQAGIKPLLLAGCLFLFLTLGGFAINVGIAQLF